Proteins encoded by one window of Cyanobium sp. NS01:
- a CDS encoding glycosyltransferase family 2 protein: protein MAAAPPDLVWLPEASRRLLQASRLMGSGEPGRALQQLLQVAEASPGLRPLCTRKARQALIAQLERDGVERLRTQGPLPETPEALLAWVLAHPAHQLELSAASPSTLRLGLLHLLVWDSRVVAVLDGEAPGEDPHPALLWLDGQLIADGHGRYHPLNGREEPQARLERGIRLALGRDWLLGWHRWPWLPGLAIELEAPLEPTEHPRHWQEARRRCHENLLQERRRLCWSSVHEQSRDDELVSVVIPVWGAGTELGHCLKHLGQMQGSQKLEILLVDNGNGDAGTCAVLDEAPRLDRRVRVLRQPSNFGFALGCNLGFASSRGSRVLFLNSDARMAAGALPPLLSALEDPRCRGAQPALLTPAGQVQCLGVVFGQASPLGLALHAGAAAAPLLQRRRTPAATAACLLLRAREFAAVQGFDVGYLNGQEDTDLCHRLRQRFGGDFSVEPDSLVIHPEGSSPGRYRFIEANRSRLIARWPHPEQDSLASAAAADALELVGYLDNDRPGRPAWLRSPRPVVRPCRASSADAATP from the coding sequence ATGGCTGCTGCTCCTCCCGATCTCGTCTGGCTGCCCGAGGCCAGCCGCCGGTTGCTGCAGGCCTCGCGGCTGATGGGCTCAGGTGAGCCGGGCAGGGCCCTGCAGCAGCTCTTGCAGGTGGCCGAAGCGTCGCCGGGGTTGCGGCCCCTGTGCACCCGGAAGGCCCGCCAGGCCCTCATCGCCCAGCTTGAGCGTGACGGCGTGGAACGGCTGCGCACCCAGGGGCCCCTGCCGGAAACCCCCGAGGCCCTGCTGGCCTGGGTGCTGGCCCATCCGGCCCACCAGCTGGAGCTCTCGGCGGCCAGCCCGTCGACCCTGCGGCTGGGCCTGCTGCATCTGCTGGTCTGGGACAGCCGCGTGGTGGCGGTGCTCGATGGCGAGGCCCCTGGGGAAGACCCGCATCCCGCCCTGCTCTGGCTCGATGGCCAGCTGATCGCCGATGGCCATGGCCGATACCACCCCCTCAATGGCCGCGAGGAACCCCAGGCCCGCCTGGAGCGGGGGATTCGCCTGGCCCTGGGGCGCGACTGGCTGCTCGGCTGGCACCGCTGGCCATGGCTGCCCGGCCTGGCCATCGAGCTCGAGGCCCCCCTGGAGCCCACCGAGCATCCCCGCCACTGGCAGGAGGCCCGGCGCCGCTGCCACGAGAACCTGCTGCAGGAAAGGCGGCGGCTCTGCTGGAGCTCAGTCCACGAGCAGAGCCGAGATGACGAGCTGGTGTCCGTGGTGATTCCCGTGTGGGGCGCGGGGACGGAACTAGGCCACTGCCTGAAGCACCTGGGGCAAATGCAGGGCTCCCAGAAGCTGGAGATCCTGCTGGTGGACAACGGCAACGGCGATGCAGGCACCTGCGCCGTTCTGGATGAGGCACCCAGGCTCGATCGCCGCGTGCGGGTGCTGCGGCAGCCCAGCAATTTCGGCTTCGCGCTGGGATGCAACCTCGGCTTCGCGTCCAGCCGCGGCAGCAGGGTGCTGTTCCTGAACAGCGATGCCCGCATGGCAGCTGGGGCCCTGCCCCCGCTGCTGAGTGCCCTGGAGGATCCACGGTGCCGCGGCGCCCAACCGGCCCTGCTCACCCCCGCAGGCCAGGTGCAGTGCCTGGGCGTCGTCTTCGGCCAGGCCAGCCCCCTGGGCCTGGCCCTGCATGCAGGCGCCGCCGCAGCGCCCCTCTTGCAGCGTCGCCGCACCCCAGCCGCCACAGCAGCCTGTCTGCTGCTGCGCGCCCGGGAGTTCGCCGCTGTGCAGGGCTTTGATGTGGGCTATCTCAACGGCCAGGAAGACACCGATCTCTGCCACCGGCTGAGGCAGCGCTTCGGCGGGGACTTCAGCGTGGAACCGGACAGCCTCGTCATTCACCCGGAAGGGTCGAGTCCGGGCCGCTATCGCTTCATCGAGGCCAACCGCAGCCGGCTGATCGCCCGCTGGCCCCACCCCGAGCAGGACTCCCTGGCCAGTGCTGCTGCCGCCGATGCTCTGGAACTGGTGGGCTATCTGGACAACGACCGGCCGGGCCGGCCCGCTTGGCTGCGCTCGCCGCGTCCGGTGGTCAGGCCCTGCCGAGCAAGCTCTGCTGACGCTGCAACCCCCTGA
- the rfbF gene encoding glucose-1-phosphate cytidylyltransferase, with amino-acid sequence MKAVILAGGLGTRLSEETQVRPKPMVEVGGRPILWHILKIYSAFGINDFVVCCGYKGYMIKEYFANYFLHTSDVTFHMDEGNRMEVHHQKTEPWKVTLVDTGESTQTGGRLARVRPYLGDQSFCFTYGDGLADVDVEALVQHHASQGLQATLTAVQPPGRYGALHLEDQRVRQFQEKPDGDNAWINGGFFVLEPSVCDLIRDDASVFEADVLPRLAAAGQLSAFRHSGFWQPMDTLRERNRLEALWQGGQAPWKRWP; translated from the coding sequence ATGAAAGCTGTCATCCTCGCAGGCGGTTTGGGCACCCGCCTCTCCGAGGAGACCCAGGTGCGTCCTAAGCCCATGGTGGAGGTGGGCGGACGGCCGATCCTGTGGCACATCCTCAAGATCTACAGCGCCTTTGGCATCAACGACTTTGTCGTGTGTTGTGGCTACAAGGGCTACATGATCAAGGAATACTTCGCGAATTATTTTCTTCACACCAGCGATGTCACGTTCCACATGGATGAGGGCAATCGCATGGAGGTGCACCACCAGAAGACCGAGCCCTGGAAAGTGACCCTGGTGGATACGGGAGAGAGCACCCAGACCGGCGGGCGGCTGGCCAGGGTGCGTCCCTATCTGGGGGATCAGTCGTTCTGCTTCACCTATGGCGATGGTCTCGCCGATGTGGATGTGGAGGCCCTGGTGCAGCACCACGCCAGCCAGGGCCTGCAGGCCACGCTCACGGCCGTTCAGCCACCAGGGCGCTATGGCGCCCTCCATCTCGAAGACCAGCGGGTGCGCCAGTTCCAGGAGAAGCCTGATGGCGACAATGCCTGGATCAACGGTGGTTTCTTTGTGCTGGAGCCCTCGGTGTGTGATCTGATCCGCGATGACGCCAGCGTTTTCGAGGCCGACGTGCTGCCGCGTCTGGCGGCGGCTGGCCAGCTCTCGGCCTTCCGCCACAGCGGCTTCTGGCAGCCGATGGACACCCTCAGGGAGCGCAACCGTCTCGAAGCGCTCTGGCAGGGCGGGCAGGCTCCCTGGAAGCGCTGGCCATGA
- the rfbG gene encoding CDP-glucose 4,6-dehydratase produces MSIDPAFWAGRRVLLTGHTGFKGAWLALWLLRLGARVEGLALPPEATTSLYGALELEHRFPEQLQSHLLDLRDAEAVAAAVRHARPQVVLHLAAQALVRRGYADPLGTWATNVQGSLHLLEALRCLPHPCAVVMVTTDKVYENREWLHGYREPDRLGGHDPYSASKAAAELAIASWRSSFCGSGAHQTPHLAIATARAGNVIGGGDSAPDRIVPDAMRAWAAAETLDLRHPRATRPWQHVLEPLGGYLQLAQALSRDPAAFAEAWNFGPGLESNRTVQELVLALQSHWPGRWRDCSGPGAPHEAGLLHLAIDKAVSRLLWQPRWDFATTVARTAGWYRQVYEGASPLACCQADLEAYGAG; encoded by the coding sequence ATGAGCATCGATCCGGCCTTCTGGGCCGGCCGGCGGGTGCTGCTCACCGGCCACACCGGTTTCAAGGGGGCCTGGCTGGCCCTCTGGCTGCTGCGGCTCGGGGCGAGGGTCGAAGGGCTGGCCCTGCCGCCTGAAGCCACCACCAGCCTCTATGGCGCCCTGGAACTCGAGCACCGCTTCCCGGAGCAGCTCCAATCCCACCTGCTCGACCTGCGCGATGCCGAGGCCGTGGCTGCAGCGGTGCGGCACGCCCGCCCCCAGGTGGTGCTCCATCTGGCGGCCCAGGCCCTGGTGCGGCGGGGCTACGCCGATCCCCTCGGCACCTGGGCCACAAACGTGCAGGGCAGCCTGCATCTGCTGGAAGCCCTCAGGTGCCTGCCCCATCCCTGCGCTGTGGTCATGGTGACCACCGACAAGGTGTATGAGAACCGGGAGTGGCTGCACGGCTACCGGGAGCCCGACCGGCTCGGAGGCCATGACCCCTACAGCGCCAGCAAGGCGGCCGCCGAGCTGGCCATTGCCTCCTGGCGCAGCAGTTTCTGCGGGTCGGGCGCCCACCAGACCCCCCATCTCGCGATCGCCACGGCCAGGGCTGGCAACGTGATCGGCGGGGGCGACTCGGCTCCCGATCGGATCGTGCCCGATGCGATGCGCGCCTGGGCGGCAGCGGAGACCCTTGACCTGCGCCACCCCCGGGCCACCCGCCCATGGCAGCACGTGCTCGAACCCCTGGGCGGCTACCTGCAGCTGGCGCAAGCGCTGAGCCGGGATCCGGCGGCTTTCGCCGAGGCCTGGAACTTCGGACCGGGGCTGGAGTCGAACCGCACGGTGCAGGAGCTGGTGCTGGCCCTGCAGTCCCACTGGCCTGGCCGCTGGCGCGATTGCAGCGGCCCTGGGGCTCCCCATGAAGCCGGCCTGCTGCACCTGGCTATCGACAAGGCCGTCAGCCGGCTGCTCTGGCAGCCCCGCTGGGACTTCGCCACCACCGTGGCCCGCACGGCCGGCTGGTACCGACAGGTGTATGAAGGGGCGTCACCCCTGGCGTGCTGCCAGGCCGACCTGGAGGCCTATGGGGCGGGCTGA
- a CDS encoding dTDP-4-dehydrorhamnose 3,5-epimerase family protein produces MAQRLAQAHPTAIEGLVELASSPFLDDRGSFLNAFRREDLAPWWGDRPVHQINVSRTERIGALRGLHVQRGVTPEAKLVRCLRGRVFDVALDGRQGSPTRGQWLALELSAEAGNAWLIPEGCLHGFQVLEAGSELLYVHSAPYRPADQVGVVWNDPDLGIAWPLPVVDLSPRDQQLPRLADL; encoded by the coding sequence ATGGCGCAGCGATTGGCCCAGGCCCACCCCACGGCCATCGAGGGGCTGGTGGAGCTGGCTTCATCGCCGTTTCTCGATGACCGCGGCAGTTTCCTGAATGCCTTCCGCCGTGAAGACCTGGCGCCCTGGTGGGGGGATCGGCCTGTGCACCAGATCAACGTGAGCCGCACGGAGCGGATCGGCGCCCTGCGTGGTCTGCACGTGCAGCGGGGAGTGACTCCGGAAGCCAAGCTCGTCCGCTGCCTGCGGGGCAGGGTGTTTGACGTCGCCCTGGACGGTCGACAGGGTTCCCCCACCCGGGGGCAGTGGCTGGCCCTGGAACTGAGTGCTGAGGCGGGCAATGCCTGGTTGATCCCCGAGGGTTGCCTGCACGGCTTTCAAGTGTTGGAGGCTGGCAGCGAGCTCCTCTACGTGCATTCCGCTCCCTACCGGCCTGCTGACCAGGTGGGTGTGGTGTGGAATGATCCAGACCTCGGCATCGCCTGGCCTCTGCCAGT